The uncultured Fretibacterium sp. genome window below encodes:
- a CDS encoding iron chelate uptake ABC transporter family permease subunit yields NEDVVLSVALSLFVTGLFILFYNRLFLITYNEDYARSLGINVTLYQFLISFLTALTVVLGMRMMGTLLISSLIILPAVTARRLVSSFRALVVTSACISLICFAAGLALSFVWNLPTGASIVSVNVAALIGAVLLSRLMGRTA; encoded by the coding sequence AACGAGGACGTCGTCCTCTCCGTCGCCCTCTCGCTCTTCGTCACGGGCCTGTTCATCCTCTTCTACAACCGGCTCTTCCTGATCACCTACAACGAGGACTATGCGCGGTCGCTGGGAATAAACGTCACGCTCTATCAGTTCCTGATCTCCTTCCTCACCGCCCTCACGGTGGTGCTGGGCATGAGGATGATGGGGACGCTCCTGATATCGAGCCTGATCATCCTTCCGGCGGTCACGGCGCGCAGGCTGGTGAGCAGCTTCCGGGCGCTCGTCGTGACGTCCGCCTGCATCTCGCTGATCTGCTTCGCCGCGGGGCTGGCCCTGTCCTTCGTCTGGAACCTGCCCACGGGCGCCAGCATCGTGTCCGTCAACGTGGCGGCGCTGATTGGGGCCGTGCTTCTGTCGCGCCTCATGGGGCGCACCGCGTGA